A region from the Vicia villosa cultivar HV-30 ecotype Madison, WI linkage group LG3, Vvil1.0, whole genome shotgun sequence genome encodes:
- the LOC131661845 gene encoding uncharacterized protein LOC131661845 yields the protein MESETVMHTGGCHCKSVRWKVIAPSSVEVWDCDCSICYMRANSNFTVPADKFELLADSAEFLTTYTFGTHTAKHTFCKICGITSFYYPRSNPEGVAVTIRCVDHGTMTIHENKNFDGRNWERSYNESGIASCSKEQK from the coding sequence ATGGAAAGTGAAACAGTGATGCATACAGGAGGTTGCCATTGTAAGAGTGTAAGGTGGAAAGTGATTGCTCCTTCCAGTGTGGAGGTATGGGACTGCGACTGCTCAATCTGCTACATGAGAGCCAATTCTAACTTCACTGTACCTGCTGACAAATTTGAGCTTTTGGCAGATTCTGCTGAGTTTCTTACAACTTACACGTTTGGCACTCACACTGCAAAGCACACATTCTGCAAAATATGTGGTATAACTTCATTCTATTATCCCCGCTCAAATCCAGAAGGGGTTGCTGTTACAATCAGGTGTGTTGACCATGGAACAATGACAATCCATGAAAACAAGAATTTTGATGGGAGGAATTGGGAACGCTCGTATAATGAGTCAGGCATCGCTTCTTGTTCAAAGGAGCAGAAGTAA
- the LOC131656081 gene encoding uncharacterized protein LOC131656081, with product MEAEKVVHNGGCHCKSVRWKVIAPSSVVVWDCNCSNCYMRGNTHFIVPADKFELLGDSAEFLTTYTFGTHTAKHTFCKICGITSFYYPRSNPDGVAVTFRCVDPGTLTDVEIKNFDGKNWEQSYNETGISACSKVQK from the coding sequence ATGGAAGCTGAAAAAGTGGTACATAATGGAGGGTGCCATTGTAAGAGTGTCAGATGGAAAGTGATTGCTCCTTCCAGTGTGGTGGTATGGGACTGCAACTGCTCAAACTGCTACATGAGAGGCAATACTCACTTTATTGTACCTGCTGACAAATTTGAGCTCTTGGGAGATTCTGCTGAGTTTCTTACAACTTACACGTTTGGCACTCACACTGCAAAGCACACATTTTGCAAAATATGTGGTATAACTTCATTCTATTATCCACGCTCAAACCCAGATGGGGTTGCTGTTACATTCAGGTGTGTTGACCCCGGAACATTGACAGATGTTGAAATCAAGAATTTTGATGGGAAGAATTGGGAACAGTCATATAATGAGACAGGTATTTCTGCATGTTCAAAGGTGCAGAAGTAA